One Fulvitalea axinellae genomic window carries:
- a CDS encoding helix-turn-helix domain-containing protein, with product MQHLLSKISIHVNESVHLKNPESSDLGKKILRGSIELIDEMGFESFTFRKLAKAIGSTEASVYRYFESKHKLLLYLTSWYWGWMEYRLAFGLANVESPEEKLLRALDLLTESATATDCFPHIDESKLHRIVVAESAKAYLTKAVDHENSEGAFAGYKSFVSRVSDIVLEINVGYKYPHMLVSTVIEGAHHQRYFMEHLPRLTDMVEGEDSVRMFYRKMVFSAIRKEEK from the coding sequence ATGCAACATTTGCTTTCAAAGATCAGTATACATGTAAACGAGAGTGTCCATCTCAAAAATCCCGAATCGAGTGATCTGGGTAAGAAAATATTACGTGGGTCTATCGAGTTGATTGACGAGATGGGATTTGAGAGTTTTACTTTCCGTAAACTGGCTAAGGCCATTGGGTCTACGGAAGCGTCTGTATACCGATACTTCGAAAGTAAGCATAAACTGTTGCTGTATTTGACCTCATGGTATTGGGGGTGGATGGAATATCGTTTGGCATTCGGCTTGGCTAATGTTGAATCTCCTGAGGAGAAATTGCTCAGAGCTTTAGATTTACTGACAGAGTCGGCAACTGCTACGGATTGTTTTCCTCATATTGACGAATCCAAATTGCACAGAATCGTGGTCGCCGAGTCGGCCAAGGCTTATCTGACCAAGGCAGTGGATCATGAAAATAGTGAAGGTGCTTTTGCGGGATATAAAAGTTTCGTGAGTAGAGTGAGTGATATCGTTCTTGAAATAAACGTTGGATATAAGTACCCGCATATGCTTGTGTCAACAGTAATTGAAGGAGCCCACCACCAACGTTATTTTATGGAACATTTGCCAAGACTTACCGATATGGTGGAAGGCGAAGATTCTGTAAGAATGTTTTATAGAAAAATGGTCTTTTCGGCTATTCGAAAAGAAGAAAAATAG